A single window of Fusobacterium varium DNA harbors:
- the corA gene encoding magnesium/cobalt transporter CorA has protein sequence MTDSSNRKKKVGLPPGSIVYTGENPKHKISIEVFSYNDSVIKKENYSEDEEIDFDTSFRGVTWVSVDGIHNIPLLKKIGEHFDLDNLVLEDLANSTQRAKVEEREEYLFIVMKLLKLNLISKEIGYEQVSFILGEDCLLTFQESPGDFFDGIRTRIEAHNSKMRKKSVGYLAYTIIDTIVDNYFIVLDEVEMEIDRLEAKVINDSDKEDLQNIMTLKQKFTTLKRTIGPIRELIAKLQSKGMTEYFNEDIKIYLTDLFDHGTIVCDTLDILNSRVTELIQLYHSTISNGMNEVMKILTIISTIFMPLSFLASLYGMNFKYMPELEWKEGYYAVLLLMFVLVLGMLTYFKRKKWL, from the coding sequence ATGACAGATTCATCAAATAGAAAGAAAAAAGTAGGGTTACCCCCAGGGAGTATAGTTTACACAGGTGAGAACCCGAAGCATAAAATTTCTATTGAAGTCTTTTCATACAACGACAGTGTAATAAAAAAAGAGAATTATAGTGAAGATGAGGAAATTGATTTTGATACTAGCTTTAGAGGAGTTACTTGGGTAAGTGTAGATGGAATACACAATATCCCTCTATTAAAAAAGATTGGGGAACATTTTGATTTGGATAACCTAGTATTAGAAGACTTAGCAAATAGTACTCAAAGGGCTAAAGTTGAAGAGAGGGAAGAGTATCTGTTTATAGTTATGAAACTGTTAAAGCTTAATCTAATCTCTAAAGAGATAGGTTATGAGCAAGTTTCATTTATTTTAGGTGAAGATTGTCTACTAACTTTTCAAGAGAGTCCTGGGGATTTCTTTGATGGGATAAGGACAAGAATTGAGGCTCATAACTCAAAGATGAGAAAGAAAAGTGTAGGGTATCTTGCTTATACGATAATAGATACAATAGTTGATAACTACTTTATTGTACTTGATGAAGTGGAGATGGAGATAGATAGACTAGAGGCTAAAGTTATAAATGATTCTGATAAAGAGGATCTTCAAAATATAATGACTTTAAAACAAAAGTTTACAACATTAAAGAGAACAATTGGACCTATTAGAGAGTTAATTGCTAAGCTTCAATCTAAGGGGATGACAGAGTATTTTAATGAAGATATTAAAATTTATTTAACAGACCTATTTGATCACGGAACAATAGTTTGTGATACACTTGATATTTTAAATAGTAGAGTTACAGAGCTTATTCAACTTTATCATTCAACTATCAGTAATGGAATGAATGAGGTAATGAAGATACTTACCATTATTTCAACTATCTTTATGCCTTTAAGTTTCCTTGCAAGTTTGTATGGTATGAACTTTAAGTATATGCCAGAGCTTGAGTGGAAAGAGGGATACTATGCTGTTTTACTATTGATGTTTGTTTTAGTCTTAGGAATGTTGACATATTTTAAAAGAAAAAAATGGTTGTAG
- a CDS encoding EamA family transporter, whose amino-acid sequence MLRSKLMNLSAMLIFGTIAIFVRNIELTSKEIAVLRGVIGSLFLLGVMLFSKEKSSFEGIKKNLPILVLSGLGVGANWIFLFEAYKYTTVSIATLSYYCAPIFVTIMAPIILKEKISLIKFLCVCTAMLGILCIVGTNKNDIGEGYNHFLGIVYGLTAAVGYASVILMNKFIKGLKGIETTVTQLIFASILLLPYVMVTSGFDFSKMTGISWGYMTFLGVVHTGFAYALYFSSLKELKGQTIAVLSYIDPITAVLISALFLGEQLTIFQIIGGILILGSTFISEIQGKKK is encoded by the coding sequence ATGTTAAGAAGTAAATTAATGAATTTATCAGCTATGCTTATTTTTGGAACTATTGCTATTTTTGTAAGAAATATAGAGTTGACTTCTAAAGAGATTGCTGTTTTGAGAGGAGTAATAGGAAGTCTGTTTCTTTTAGGAGTTATGTTATTTTCAAAGGAAAAAAGTTCTTTTGAAGGAATAAAAAAGAATCTGCCTATTCTTGTATTGTCAGGTTTAGGAGTAGGAGCAAACTGGATATTTCTTTTTGAAGCATATAAATATACAACTGTTTCAATTGCAACTTTAAGTTATTATTGTGCTCCAATATTTGTTACTATAATGGCACCTATAATCTTAAAAGAGAAGATCTCTCTAATAAAATTTTTATGTGTATGTACAGCTATGCTTGGAATATTGTGTATTGTAGGAACTAATAAAAATGATATAGGTGAGGGGTATAATCATTTTTTAGGAATTGTCTATGGACTTACAGCAGCTGTGGGATATGCAAGTGTTATTTTAATGAATAAGTTTATTAAAGGTTTAAAAGGTATTGAAACAACAGTGACTCAACTTATTTTTGCTTCAATATTGCTTCTTCCCTATGTAATGGTTACTTCTGGCTTTGATTTTTCAAAGATGACAGGCATCTCTTGGGGATATATGACTTTTTTAGGAGTTGTACATACTGGATTTGCTTATGCTCTTTATTTCTCATCTTTAAAAGAGTTAAAAGGGCAGACAATAGCTGTTTTAAGCTATATAGATCCAATTACTGCTGTACTTATATCAGCACTATTTTTAGGTGAACAACTTACAATATTTCAAATTATAGGTGGAATTTTAATTTTAGGTTCAACATTTATTAGTGAAATTCAAGGAAAAAAGAAATAG
- a CDS encoding Eco57I restriction-modification methylase domain-containing protein, which yields MNSKKYNYCIYTPQDVAKDMVKSALDNYFKLGKNEESLRKVRIGDLSCGNGNLLLEALEELLKLSKEIVGKYIYLKEWITGFDINSEAVKLTRIKGRGLLKKYGINGEVNILCEDSLQKEGVKFNILLGNPPYLGEKNNKSLFQEVKKTKLGEKYYEGKMDYFYFFIEKGIELLEESGTLVYLTTNYWLRADGAKILRGTLRENGEFISIKNYDNSLFCKATGQHNIIFTWEKNLIENEKIEVQLPEKSFYINSENLYDEKEKILLADEETLKFNKKILKNSNFFLKDLVNINQGIVSGLDEAYIFDEYKEEFKGYLKPFYKNKDIGKYITEKNKFWILYLDGNVVPDEKVLNHLEKYREKLSKRREVTIGRIKWWELQWAREREIFSKPKILVRQRCKTNQFAYNEGEFFGSADIYFVTKNNENISLFYILGYMSSEVFLQWFKYNGKIKGKNYEFYSTPLKETPIYYPDNKSEIEYIEKIIKEQIVSFSEEREELINSFFKEKVLEK from the coding sequence ATGAATAGTAAAAAATATAATTATTGTATTTATACTCCTCAAGATGTTGCAAAGGATATGGTGAAAAGTGCTTTAGATAACTATTTTAAATTAGGTAAAAATGAAGAGAGTTTAAGAAAAGTTAGAATAGGAGATCTATCTTGTGGAAATGGAAATCTTTTATTAGAGGCTTTAGAAGAGCTTTTAAAACTTTCTAAAGAGATAGTTGGAAAATATATCTATTTAAAAGAGTGGATAACAGGTTTTGATATAAATAGTGAGGCTGTTAAATTAACAAGAATAAAAGGTAGAGGATTATTAAAAAAATATGGAATCAATGGAGAGGTAAATATTTTATGTGAAGATTCTCTACAAAAAGAAGGGGTAAAATTTAATATTCTTTTAGGAAATCCCCCATATTTAGGAGAGAAAAATAATAAATCTCTCTTTCAAGAGGTAAAAAAAACAAAGCTTGGAGAGAAATATTATGAAGGAAAGATGGATTATTTCTATTTCTTTATTGAGAAAGGGATTGAGCTTTTGGAAGAGAGTGGAACTCTAGTATATTTAACTACAAATTATTGGTTAAGAGCTGATGGGGCTAAAATTTTAAGGGGAACTTTAAGAGAGAATGGAGAGTTTATATCTATAAAAAATTATGATAACTCGCTTTTTTGTAAAGCTACTGGACAGCATAATATAATATTTACTTGGGAAAAAAATCTAATTGAAAATGAAAAGATAGAGGTTCAGTTACCAGAGAAAAGTTTTTATATAAACAGTGAAAATCTTTATGATGAGAAGGAGAAAATCCTTTTAGCTGATGAAGAAACTTTAAAATTTAATAAGAAGATACTAAAAAATTCTAACTTTTTCTTAAAAGATCTTGTAAATATAAATCAAGGAATAGTTTCAGGATTAGATGAAGCATATATTTTTGATGAATATAAAGAGGAATTTAAAGGATATTTAAAACCTTTTTATAAAAATAAAGATATAGGAAAGTATATTACAGAGAAGAATAAGTTTTGGATACTATATTTAGATGGTAATGTTGTGCCAGATGAAAAAGTTTTAAACCATTTAGAAAAATATAGAGAGAAACTTTCTAAACGTAGAGAGGTAACAATAGGAAGAATTAAATGGTGGGAGTTACAGTGGGCTAGAGAAAGAGAGATATTTTCAAAGCCTAAAATTCTTGTGAGGCAGAGATGTAAAACAAATCAATTTGCCTATAATGAAGGGGAATTTTTTGGAAGTGCTGATATCTATTTTGTAACTAAAAACAATGAGAATATCAGTCTGTTTTATATCCTTGGGTATATGAGTTCAGAAGTTTTTTTGCAATGGTTCAAATATAATGGTAAAATAAAGGGAAAGAACTATGAATTTTACTCTACTCCATTAAAAGAGACTCCAATATACTATCCAGATAATAAAAGTGAGATAGAGTATATCGAAAAAATTATAAAAGAGCAGATAGTTAGTTTCTCAGAAGAGAGAGAAGAATTGATAAATAGTTTTTTTAAAGAGAAAGTATTAGAAAAATAA
- the murJ gene encoding murein biosynthesis integral membrane protein MurJ: MFKSGLLVMIITMVSRVLGLVRATIIAYYFGASSATDAYFSAFKISNFFRQLLGEGALGSSFIPLYNEKVEIEGEEKGKEFIYSILNLIFVFSTIITLLMIIFSNGIIELIVNGFPVETKILASKLLKIMSVYFIFISLSGMICAMLNNFKQFAIPASTSIFFNLAIIGASMCFSKTFGIDALAYGVVVGGLFQFLVVLPSFFKIVKGYSFKINWQDPYLKKIFIMMCPMLVGIVARQVNTIVDQVFASYLQEGGVTALENATRLYLLPVGVFGVSISTVIFPVLSKAVAKDDLKTAEDNIVKGLNILLFLIIPSTAVLTFYATDVIRLTLSYGKFGEEAVKVTSEALLYYSLGLYFYTAIYLMTRAFYSMKNSAYPVKFSMVSIGINILLNFLFIKPLAYKGLALSTSIASGVNFLLLLFVFRHKYINFSLKRSFIFLIKVTLTTIIALIASWYVSNTILKLIVFSAVYMVFWAKSLLQKKMEVF, encoded by the coding sequence ATGTTTAAAAGTGGACTTCTAGTGATGATAATAACAATGGTAAGTAGAGTATTAGGGCTAGTTAGAGCTACAATTATAGCATATTATTTTGGAGCTTCTAGTGCTACAGATGCTTACTTTAGTGCCTTTAAGATAAGTAATTTCTTTAGGCAACTTTTAGGTGAGGGAGCTTTAGGAAGCTCCTTTATACCTCTTTACAACGAGAAAGTTGAGATAGAGGGAGAAGAGAAAGGAAAGGAGTTTATATACTCTATCCTAAATTTGATTTTTGTTTTTAGTACTATAATAACTTTGCTGATGATAATTTTCTCAAATGGAATTATAGAACTTATAGTAAATGGTTTCCCAGTTGAAACTAAAATTCTAGCATCAAAACTTTTAAAGATAATGTCTGTGTATTTTATCTTTATCAGCTTATCTGGAATGATATGTGCTATGCTTAATAACTTTAAGCAGTTTGCTATACCTGCATCTACATCTATATTTTTTAATTTAGCTATAATAGGAGCATCAATGTGTTTTAGTAAAACTTTTGGTATAGATGCTCTAGCTTATGGAGTAGTAGTAGGTGGACTATTTCAATTTTTAGTGGTTCTTCCATCATTTTTTAAGATTGTAAAAGGATACTCTTTTAAGATAAATTGGCAAGATCCATATTTGAAAAAGATATTTATAATGATGTGTCCTATGCTTGTTGGAATAGTTGCAAGACAGGTAAATACAATAGTTGACCAAGTTTTTGCCTCTTATCTTCAAGAGGGAGGGGTTACAGCTCTTGAAAATGCTACAAGATTATATCTGCTACCTGTAGGAGTTTTTGGGGTATCAATATCAACAGTTATCTTTCCAGTACTTTCAAAAGCTGTAGCAAAGGATGACTTAAAAACAGCAGAGGATAATATAGTTAAAGGGTTAAATATCCTGTTATTTTTAATAATTCCATCAACTGCTGTTCTTACATTTTATGCAACTGATGTTATAAGATTAACACTGTCATATGGTAAATTTGGAGAAGAGGCAGTAAAAGTTACTTCAGAAGCACTACTTTATTACTCATTAGGACTATATTTTTATACAGCTATCTATCTTATGACAAGAGCTTTTTATAGTATGAAAAATAGTGCTTATCCAGTAAAATTTTCTATGGTATCTATTGGTATAAATATTCTTTTGAACTTCCTATTTATAAAACCATTGGCATACAAAGGTTTGGCACTTTCAACATCAATAGCATCAGGAGTAAACTTTCTTTTACTACTATTTGTATTTAGACATAAGTATATTAATTTCTCATTAAAGAGATCTTTTATATTTTTAATAAAGGTTACTTTGACTACTATTATTGCATTAATAGCTAGTTGGTATGTGTCAAATACTATTTTAAAATTGATTGTATTCTCAGCAGTTTATATGGTATTTTGGGCAAAATCTTTATTGCAGAAGAAAATGGAAGTGTTTTAG
- a CDS encoding HEPN domain-containing protein: MKRQSIINISDYYLTKAEEDRKAGELLAEAGLYNQAIYFSSQYMEKFIKSEISKLISIENKYTHELVNKHSIKDLMILLIEISVADKLIREQLSSQVREILGKINYDKLHNNLRYPYYNPRTKEFVATIYTEKDYDEIVNVSFKKLKDYVSQLYRF, translated from the coding sequence ATGAAAAGACAATCAATTATAAATATATCTGATTATTATCTAACAAAGGCTGAAGAGGATAGAAAAGCAGGGGAACTATTAGCAGAAGCTGGATTATACAACCAAGCAATATATTTTTCAAGTCAATATATGGAGAAATTTATTAAATCTGAAATCTCTAAACTTATATCTATAGAAAATAAATATACTCATGAGTTAGTAAATAAGCACTCTATTAAAGATCTAATGATTTTACTTATAGAGATATCAGTAGCTGATAAATTAATTAGAGAGCAGTTAAGCAGTCAAGTTAGAGAGATATTAGGAAAAATAAATTATGACAAACTTCACAATAATTTAAGGTATCCTTATTACAATCCAAGAACTAAAGAGTTTGTTGCAACAATTTATACAGAGAAGGATTATGATGAGATAGTAAATGTTAGTTTTAAAAAGTTAAAAGATTATGTATCACAATTATATAGATTTTAA
- the coaBC gene encoding bifunctional phosphopantothenoylcysteine decarboxylase/phosphopantothenate--cysteine ligase CoaBC, with product MKNILLGVTGGIAAYKSANIVSMLKKKGYNVKVIMSENATKIITPLTLETLSKERVYVDMWDKTPHFEVEHISLAEWADVVLVAPATYNIVGKVANGIADDMLSTVISATTKPVFFALAMNVNMYNNPILKENINKLKKYGYKFIDSDEGFLACNVNAKGRLKDEKEIVKIIEDHFQEEELDRYLTGKTVLITAGRTEEAIDPVRYISNRSSGQMGYSLAIAAKKLGAEVILVSGPTELSQPEGLKKFIKVRSAQEMYEATIKEFPEVDIAIACAAVADYKPKNYSTEKIKKKDGDMTIVLDRNPDILFEMGKLKDKQFLIGFAAETENIIENAIGKLKRKNLNMIVANNASNMQKTTNQIRIIKSENSIKEIPEKEKSQLAFDILREIEL from the coding sequence ATGAAAAATATACTGCTTGGAGTAACTGGTGGGATAGCTGCTTATAAATCTGCTAATATTGTATCTATGTTAAAGAAAAAAGGGTACAATGTTAAGGTTATAATGAGTGAAAATGCTACTAAAATAATAACTCCACTTACATTGGAAACACTTTCTAAAGAGAGAGTTTATGTGGATATGTGGGATAAGACTCCACATTTTGAAGTTGAGCATATATCTCTAGCTGAGTGGGCAGATGTAGTTCTTGTTGCTCCTGCTACATATAATATAGTTGGAAAGGTAGCTAATGGAATAGCTGATGATATGTTATCTACTGTTATTTCAGCTACAACTAAGCCTGTGTTTTTTGCATTGGCAATGAATGTTAATATGTATAATAACCCTATTTTAAAAGAAAATATCAATAAATTAAAAAAATATGGTTATAAATTTATAGACTCTGATGAGGGATTCTTAGCTTGTAATGTAAATGCTAAGGGAAGATTGAAAGATGAGAAAGAGATAGTAAAAATTATTGAAGATCATTTTCAAGAGGAAGAATTAGATAGATATCTAACTGGAAAAACTGTTCTTATTACAGCAGGAAGAACGGAGGAAGCTATTGATCCTGTAAGATATATATCTAATCGTTCTAGTGGACAGATGGGGTATTCTCTTGCAATAGCAGCTAAAAAATTAGGAGCAGAGGTAATACTGGTTTCTGGTCCTACTGAACTTTCTCAACCTGAAGGGTTAAAGAAATTTATAAAAGTTAGAAGTGCCCAAGAGATGTATGAGGCAACTATTAAAGAGTTTCCAGAAGTTGATATAGCAATAGCTTGTGCAGCAGTTGCAGATTATAAACCTAAAAATTATTCTACTGAAAAGATTAAGAAGAAAGATGGGGATATGACAATTGTTTTAGATAGAAACCCAGATATACTTTTTGAGATGGGAAAATTGAAAGATAAACAATTTTTAATCGGTTTTGCAGCTGAAACAGAGAATATTATAGAAAATGCTATTGGAAAATTAAAGAGAAAAAATCTGAATATGATTGTAGCAAATAATGCTTCTAATATGCAAAAAACTACAAACCAAATAAGAATAATAAAATCTGAAAATAGTATTAAAGAGATACCAGAAAAAGAGAAATCTCAATTGGCATTTGATATTTTAAGAGAGATTGAGTTATAA
- a CDS encoding MATE family efflux transporter yields MKENQQRIFSDMPVKSAVFKMAIPSVVSSLVLVIYNMADTFFVGQTNNAFQVAAVSLTNPIFVMFMAFANLLGIGGSTAISIFLGEKNNIEVKKTSSFCCYTSLFLGTILGIVIIIFMDPILKLLGSSENTYKFSKEYLFYIALGAPFIFFTNTFGHAVRGEGGANASMIGGMIGTIVNIILDPIFILTFNMGTAGAAIATVIGNIFGGLYYIYYLKIKSPSLTLNLKEFCLLGKAAKRTLTLGIPAGINSALMSLSNIILNNKLVVYGDAPVAAMGVIIKVYLLIVFIHMGITNGIQPLLGYCFGAKRKERFVKIFKFSGILTIIIGSILTAIYIIFSKEIIEFFINDKEVIFYGKEMLIATAISGPILGVLFLCINSLQAIDRPFLATAISICRQGFIYIPLLYILNNLFGLTGINFTQIVSDYVSIILSVLLFKMSINNLKE; encoded by the coding sequence ATGAAAGAAAATCAACAAAGAATTTTTTCTGATATGCCTGTAAAATCAGCAGTTTTTAAAATGGCTATTCCAAGTGTTGTTTCTTCACTTGTATTAGTTATCTATAATATGGCAGATACTTTTTTTGTAGGACAAACAAATAATGCTTTTCAAGTTGCAGCTGTTTCCCTTACCAATCCTATTTTTGTAATGTTTATGGCTTTTGCAAATCTTTTAGGAATTGGGGGAAGTACAGCAATATCTATATTTCTTGGTGAAAAAAATAATATAGAAGTTAAAAAAACATCTTCTTTTTGTTGTTATACCTCTCTATTCTTAGGAACTATCTTAGGTATAGTAATTATTATTTTTATGGATCCTATACTTAAATTACTTGGAAGTAGTGAAAATACATACAAATTTTCAAAAGAATATCTTTTTTATATAGCATTAGGAGCCCCCTTTATCTTTTTTACTAATACTTTTGGTCACGCTGTAAGAGGAGAGGGTGGAGCTAATGCTTCAATGATTGGGGGAATGATTGGAACAATAGTAAATATTATTTTAGATCCTATTTTCATTTTAACTTTTAATATGGGAACAGCAGGAGCAGCTATTGCAACTGTTATTGGAAATATATTTGGTGGTTTATACTATATTTACTATTTAAAAATAAAGAGTCCCTCTCTTACCCTAAATTTAAAAGAGTTTTGTCTTTTAGGAAAGGCTGCCAAAAGAACATTAACCTTAGGAATCCCTGCTGGAATAAATTCTGCTCTTATGAGTTTATCTAATATAATTTTAAATAATAAATTAGTAGTGTATGGAGATGCTCCAGTAGCTGCTATGGGAGTTATAATCAAAGTTTATCTATTGATTGTCTTTATTCATATGGGAATCACCAATGGAATTCAACCTCTTTTAGGTTACTGCTTTGGAGCTAAAAGAAAGGAGCGTTTTGTAAAAATATTTAAATTTAGTGGAATTTTAACTATTATAATAGGAAGTATCTTAACAGCTATATATATTATTTTTAGCAAAGAGATTATAGAATTTTTTATAAATGATAAAGAGGTTATTTTCTATGGTAAAGAGATGTTAATAGCTACTGCTATTTCTGGACCAATATTGGGAGTTTTATTCTTATGTATAAATAGTTTACAGGCAATTGATAGACCTTTTTTAGCTACTGCTATCTCAATATGTCGTCAAGGATTTATCTATATTCCTCTTTTATATATTTTAAATAATCTTTTTGGCTTAACAGGTATTAACTTCACTCAAATTGTTTCTGATTATGTTTCTATTATTCTTTCAGTTTTACTATTTAAAATGTCAATTAATAATTTAAAAGAATAA
- a CDS encoding WYL domain-containing protein, with the protein MKNQRVLDIYLRLLNNREVNRKKLALEYQVSERSIHRDISDLRNFLISTNNSAEIIYDDKSNSYVLVNEDNQKLNNSEILAVCKILLDSRAFLKDEMITIINKLMRQCIPIENYTKVSKLVENEKFHYMELCHKKSFINNIWEIGEAVQNQLKIEVEYKRMDKKVVKRVIQPVGIMFSEYYFYLLGHIDNIDKEKYFANKDDIFPTIYRFDRIESYKILDEHFPIIYKNRFEEGEFRKRVQFMTGGRLKKITFKYSGTSLEAVLDKIPTAQILEQNDKYSVISAEVFGNGIDRWILSQGKDIELLN; encoded by the coding sequence ATGAAAAATCAAAGAGTTTTAGATATCTATTTAAGATTATTAAATAACAGAGAGGTAAATAGAAAAAAATTAGCATTGGAATATCAAGTAAGCGAAAGAAGTATACATAGAGATATTAGTGATTTGAGAAATTTTTTAATTTCAACTAATAATTCAGCAGAGATAATCTATGATGATAAAAGTAATAGTTATGTACTCGTTAATGAGGATAATCAAAAACTTAATAATAGTGAAATATTAGCTGTATGTAAAATATTATTAGATAGTAGAGCTTTCTTAAAAGATGAGATGATAACTATTATCAATAAGTTAATGAGACAGTGTATCCCAATAGAAAACTATACTAAAGTTAGTAAATTAGTTGAAAATGAAAAGTTTCACTATATGGAGTTATGTCATAAAAAGAGTTTTATTAACAATATTTGGGAGATAGGAGAGGCTGTTCAAAATCAATTAAAAATAGAAGTTGAATACAAAAGAATGGATAAAAAAGTGGTGAAGAGAGTTATTCAACCAGTAGGAATTATGTTTTCAGAGTATTATTTCTATCTTCTAGGACATATTGATAATATAGATAAGGAGAAATATTTTGCCAATAAAGATGATATTTTCCCAACAATATACCGTTTTGATAGAATAGAAAGTTATAAAATATTAGATGAGCATTTCCCTATAATATATAAAAATAGATTTGAAGAGGGAGAGTTTAGAAAAAGGGTACAATTTATGACTGGTGGTAGATTGAAGAAAATAACTTTTAAATATAGTGGAACATCTCTAGAAGCTGTACTAGATAAGATCCCTACAGCTCAAATATTAGAGCAAAATGATAAGTATAGTGTAATTAGTGCTGAAGTTTTTGGTAATGGAATAGATAGATGGATACTTAGCCAAGGAAAAGATATTGAATTACTTAACTAA
- a CDS encoding MarR family transcriptional regulator, with amino-acid sequence MKNNDIGFYLRKLNNHIQKRSHSFYNRKEIKECSLSSLWVIDYLTDNLEKDIYQKDIEFEFSINRATASKMLTLMEEKNLITRISSEEDGRLKKIKVLPEGEKLKSICLSIRKEMEKELSSSLTKEEVKTLKNILKKMVTHFE; translated from the coding sequence ATGAAAAATAATGATATTGGTTTCTATTTAAGAAAATTAAATAATCATATTCAAAAACGTAGTCACTCTTTTTATAATAGAAAAGAGATTAAAGAATGTTCTCTCTCAAGTTTATGGGTAATAGACTATTTAACAGATAATTTAGAGAAAGATATCTATCAAAAAGATATAGAATTTGAATTTTCAATAAATAGAGCTACTGCTTCAAAAATGTTAACTTTGATGGAAGAAAAAAATCTTATTACTCGTATCTCTTCTGAAGAAGATGGAAGATTAAAAAAGATAAAAGTTCTTCCAGAAGGAGAAAAACTAAAGAGTATATGTCTTTCTATTAGAAAGGAGATGGAGAAGGAGTTAAGTTCCTCTCTTACAAAAGAAGAGGTAAAAACTTTAAAAAACATATTGAAAAAGATGGTTACCCATTTTGAATAG